A window from Fragaria vesca subsp. vesca linkage group LG5, FraVesHawaii_1.0, whole genome shotgun sequence encodes these proteins:
- the LOC101314466 gene encoding UPF0359 membrane protein D1046.5-like, translated as MSTTPNLTQYLNASVNAPTIPSLPATVDGDDRSSSTSLNCHGLWYDAVLVVSSLLFLLYLAFHAKKNLKKLSNGSSYIMISYYALVWVAALLNLAWSALQGWQCSGGKAVAWNVLCLFTASAMMCLEISLVAFLLQDNYTSGVDALAQTFLISGIVVSVDMLLKAIYVFGFGVPLFMVGIGGTTGALWGLWFFHKLLLTAVYGFILFVHFSKWREKLPPRPAFYNYILIMFAFGAVTLLACGLAGIGAGFGIWLYNLTDICYHSLYLPFLYVTFLADFFQEEEFLLDNAYYSEMKDAGFFDADWD; from the exons TCGGTCAACGCGCCGACGATCCCGAGCCTTCCCGCCACCGTCGACGGCGACGATCGGAGCTCTTCCACCTCATTAAACTGCCATGGCCTCTGGTACGACGCCGTCCTCGTCGTCTCTTCCCTCCTTTTCCTGCTCTACTTGGCCTTCCACGCCAAGAAGAACCTCAAGAAACTCTCTAATGGCAGCTCGTACATCATGATTTCCTATTATGCCCTCGTCTGGGTCGCCGCGCTTCTCAACCTCGCCTGGTCCGCTCTTCAG GGTTGGCAGTGCTCTGGTGGAAAGGCGGTGGCTTGGAATGTGCTGTGTTTGTTCACAGCTTCTGCGATGATGTGCTTGGAGATTAGTTTGGTGGCTTTTTTGCTCCAGGATAATTACACAAGTGGGGTTGATGCTTTGGCTCAGACTTTCCTTATCTCCGGGATCGTTGTGAGTGTGGATATGCTGCTCAAG GCAATCTATGTATTTGGATTTGGCGTCCCTCTCTTCATGGTTGGTATTGGAGGTACAACTGGAGCCTTGTGGGGCCTATGGTTCTTCCACAAATTGTTGCTCACTGCAGTTTATGGCTTCATATTGTTTGTGCATTTCTCTAAATGGAGAGAAAAGCTTCCAC CCAGACCAGCCTTTTACAACTACATTCTCATAATGTTTGCGTTTGGTGCTGTGACATTGTTGGCTTGTGGGCTTGCTGGAATCGGGGCTGGTTTTGGCATTTG GTTGTACAATTTGACAGATATATGTTACCACTCTCTCTATCTTCCATTTCTATATGTAACCTTTCTGGCAGATTTTTTCCAG GAAGAAGAATTTCTTCTGGATAATGCATATTACTCTGAGATGAAGGATGC